In the Sediminispirochaeta bajacaliforniensis DSM 16054 genome, one interval contains:
- a CDS encoding transposase domain-containing protein — translation VIGRKNWLHADTPRGAHASATFYSLIESAKSASLEPYWYIRYVLQKLPKIESSESSWEDLLPEKLTPEMLLTSSF, via the coding sequence GTAATCGGACGTAAGAACTGGCTGCATGCCGACACACCTCGTGGTGCTCATGCATCGGCGACTTTTTACAGTCTGATTGAATCGGCTAAATCGGCCTCCCTTGAGCCGTATTGGTACATTCGTTACGTACTTCAAAAATTGCCGAAAATTGAATCATCAGAGAGCTCATGGGAGGATCTGCTTCCAGAAAAATTAACCCCGGAGATGTTACTCACCTCTTCTTTTTAA